One window of the Rosa rugosa chromosome 3, drRosRugo1.1, whole genome shotgun sequence genome contains the following:
- the LOC133736856 gene encoding FHA domain-containing protein FHA2: MTTSSDVEAGFAKLQGEDFEYYMQTYSIILGRNSKKSTVDVDLSSLGGGMNISRHHARIFYDFTRRRFALEVLGKNGCLVEGVLHLPGNPPVKLDSQDLLQIGDKEFYFLLPVRSILGGPIGPRHYAAAVGVSGSAGTAHYGYGHPGASAGSVAKKSRGREFYEDEYEDEDDIGGGGGGGSGSGKKRREGYEGYGYSGGPGSGSGTKSGSLALEKKGDGRSRVDRDSDNQQLLHLEEKDVVSSVATVLSDLCGPGEWMPMEKLHAELVEQYSGVWHHTRVRRYLTSEDWPGPESKGKPWYGLLMLLRKYPEHFVINTRSKGRVTLEFVSLVSLIS, from the exons ATGACGACGAGCAGTGACGTGGAGGCCGGATTCGCGAAGCTCCAAGGCGAAGACTTTGAGTACTACATGCAGACCTACTCCATAATCCTGGGCCGCAACTCCAAGAAATCGACGGTGGACGTCGACCTCTCCAGCCTCGGCGGCGGAATGAACATCTCCCGCCACCACGCGCGCATCTTCTACGACTTCACGCGCCGCCGCTTCGCTCTGGAGGTTCTCGGGAAGAACGGGTGTCTCGTCGAGGGGGTTCTCCACCTCCCCGGAAACCCTCCGGTCAAGCTCGATTCGCAGGATCTGCTTCAGATTGGGGATAAAGAGTTTTACTTTTTGTTGCCGGTGAGGAGTATTCTGGGTGGGCCTATTGGGCCCAGGCATTACGCCGCGGCGGTCGGGGTTTCGGGCTCGGCGGGCACGGCCCATTATGGATATGGGCATCCGGGCGCGTCGGCCGGGTCGGTGGCGAAGAAGAGTAGGGGGAGGGAGTTTTATGAGGACGAatatgaggatgaggatgatattggcggcggcggcggtggtggtAGTGGCAGTGGGAAGAAGAGGAGGGAAGGGTATGAGGGTTATGGGTACAGTGGTGGGCCGGGTTCTGGATCGGGCACCAAGTCGGGTTCTTTGGCTTTAG AAAAGAAGGGAGATGGAAGATCAAGGGTTGATCGAGACAGTGACAATCAGCAACTTCTGCATTTGGAAGAAAAGGATGTGGTGTCATCTGTTGCTACGGTGCTCTCTGATCTTTGTGGTCCTGGCGAATGGATGCCTATGGAGAAACTGCATGCTGAG TTGGTGGAACAGTATAGTGGTGTTTGGCATCACACTCGAGTGAGGAGATATCTTACTTCTGAGGACTGGCCTGGTCCCGAATCAAAGGGGAAACCATGGTACGGCTTGCTTATGCTGCTAAGGAAATACCCAGAACATTTTGTCATCAACACAAGGTCTAAGGGTCGTGTAACTCTGGAATTTGTATCTCTTGTTTCGTTGATTTCATAA